Proteins from a single region of Segatella copri:
- a CDS encoding RagB/SusD family nutrient uptake outer membrane protein produces MKKILFSTILALAATGTMTLTTSCEDQLDIEQKGVIYTENFYKTDADAEAALVAAYEGFMCNVVGRNHDGGGPSIYTPLKLILNECGDDVLAAGANSGDNTFGIMLNQFYYDAEAEVPKHMYTGLYHSVYTCNLVLDHFAKGTTAVQKRCAAEARVLRAYDYFLLANLWGTPPLVTQALDPSAQPFNCDKDPEHPMNHQQLIEWIAQECENAANDLDERKSKDDKDGAVKVTKGFAYALAGKAYLFAGKYEEAKTALKKVIDSEKYDLVPGEKYADNFHIEGDANEEKVFEVNFEYNTGKTNWGGMIQRSSWMETNYWDWRADHFVVSPNKVYCGGVDGWGGLGVPQWFGDEFYKNDGDHSYRLKATLKHIDDAVYHMPYGKDEIDKMTDEQKKTSDKIGINDPVQGLYGNSTWLAFKQIMRASDTQGKKYGDNIRLNNYLVMRYAEVLLNYAEACLQTGDQAEAKRYINMIQERAGSKTVSETVDMDVLKKEKSYELWLEGCRWFDIMRWNDTKAIERLTKAGTVVPHLFDKVFRAPKADDQDVTWEHGSEANSRFYTTNTPETNFKVGFKEGKHEFFPYPQTVLDKNPNLKQNPGW; encoded by the coding sequence ATGAAGAAAATATTATTTTCAACAATATTGGCTCTTGCTGCCACAGGAACAATGACGCTCACGACATCTTGTGAGGATCAGCTTGATATTGAGCAGAAGGGTGTAATATATACCGAGAACTTCTATAAGACCGATGCTGATGCAGAGGCAGCCCTCGTTGCTGCATACGAAGGCTTTATGTGTAATGTGGTGGGACGTAACCACGATGGTGGTGGCCCAAGTATTTATACTCCATTGAAACTGATACTCAATGAGTGTGGAGACGATGTGTTGGCAGCAGGTGCCAACTCTGGTGATAATACGTTTGGTATCATGCTCAATCAGTTCTATTATGATGCTGAGGCTGAAGTGCCAAAGCATATGTACACAGGCCTCTATCACTCTGTATATACCTGTAACCTTGTACTCGATCACTTTGCCAAGGGTACTACCGCTGTGCAGAAACGTTGCGCCGCAGAGGCTCGTGTGCTTCGTGCTTATGATTATTTCCTGTTGGCTAATCTTTGGGGTACTCCACCATTGGTAACTCAAGCTCTGGATCCTTCTGCACAGCCTTTTAATTGTGATAAGGATCCTGAGCATCCTATGAATCACCAACAGTTGATAGAGTGGATTGCGCAGGAATGTGAGAATGCTGCCAACGATTTGGATGAGCGTAAAAGTAAGGATGACAAGGATGGAGCAGTGAAGGTAACCAAGGGCTTTGCATATGCTCTGGCTGGTAAGGCTTACCTCTTCGCCGGTAAATATGAAGAGGCTAAAACTGCCCTTAAAAAGGTTATAGACTCGGAAAAGTATGATCTTGTTCCTGGTGAGAAATATGCCGACAACTTCCATATCGAGGGTGATGCCAACGAGGAGAAGGTATTTGAGGTCAACTTCGAGTATAATACAGGTAAGACCAATTGGGGTGGTATGATTCAGCGTTCTAGCTGGATGGAGACCAACTATTGGGATTGGCGTGCTGATCACTTTGTTGTTTCTCCTAACAAGGTTTATTGTGGCGGCGTTGATGGCTGGGGTGGCCTTGGCGTGCCTCAGTGGTTTGGTGACGAGTTCTATAAAAATGATGGTGATCACTCTTATCGCTTGAAGGCTACTTTAAAGCATATTGATGATGCGGTTTATCATATGCCTTACGGCAAGGATGAAATCGATAAAATGACTGACGAGCAGAAGAAAACCAGTGACAAGATTGGCATCAATGACCCTGTTCAGGGACTCTACGGCAACTCTACCTGGTTGGCGTTCAAGCAAATAATGAGAGCTTCTGATACTCAAGGCAAGAAATATGGTGATAACATTCGCTTGAATAATTATCTTGTCATGCGTTACGCTGAGGTTTTGCTCAATTATGCAGAGGCTTGTCTTCAGACAGGCGATCAGGCTGAAGCTAAGAGATATATCAATATGATTCAGGAGCGCGCCGGTTCAAAGACAGTCAGTGAAACTGTTGATATGGATGTGTTGAAGAAAGAAAAGTCATATGAACTTTGGCTTGAAGGCTGTCGTTGGTTCGATATCATGCGATGGAATGATACGAAGGCCATTGAGCGTTTGACTAAGGCTGGTACAGTCGTGCCACATTTGTTTGATAAGGTTTTCAGAGCTCCAAAGGCAGACGACCAGGATGTAACTTGGGAACATGGATCAGAAGCAAACAGCCGTTTCTATACGACCAACACTCCTGAGACTAATTTCAAGGTAGGTTTCAAGGAGGGCAAGCATGAGTTCTTCCCTTATCCACAGACCGTGTTGGATAAGAATCCTAACCTGAAGCAGAATCCTGGTTGGTAA
- a CDS encoding SusC/RagA family TonB-linked outer membrane protein: protein MKNLKMIEKPFVLLFLLCLLPLGVSAQSIVKGIVTDPSGEPVIGATVKVDGSKLGVVTDLDGKFSVDAAPDATLTITYVGMEPKTVKAQAGKTLSITLKDDSKVLNDVVVIGYGVQKKSDLTGAVASIKSDDIKGLSATDAGAALQGKAAGVQIINSGGPGEAADIRIRGYSSNSGNIGPLLIVDGLKVDNIQYLDPSMIESMEVLKDAASAAIYGAQAGNGVVIITTKTGAANGGKAQISYSSKFTIQSLGKRAEIFDAPEYIEYHKYLGDLNDDLLKKNNYNGQNTNWYDEVFENSLAHQHSLTLQASNGKGRFLASLNILNNDGIVKGSKDTYKRFTGQINADYDIYKWLNVTTNTSFEKWKTKGVTKGYGSLLNSVVSIDPLTPAYISNVEDLAPGMKAKVEAGGPVPRDPSHNNDYYGTSKYVEDATGNPLYQRDRHDTWNSGINVRGTVAANIKPFKGFTFTSRLGYRITQSNYHNYETPYWLTSMAHSENYTIEANTNNGLYYQWENFANYLTTIGKHTIGAMAGMSFTKNHWDNSSISSTGGNILTSYEPNFHYINYLLADATKNVGNAPSDATELSYFGRVSYSYDNRYFMQVNFRRDAFDTSKLSKKARWGNFPSVSAGWAISNEKFFKDNISRDAISFLKLRGSWGQNGNVNILSDYRYASTIALNQSFYQYNPSIGDGKLTLGSKPSGLANPDLKWETSEQVDLGLDARFLNDRLTLGLDWYRKTTKDLLIEITPIPEIGVNTRVVNTGKVLNSGLDFELGWRDHIKDFKYSVTVNGSTLKNEVKEVSNLVSRLTEVGIDGFNNQLKPTFEAGHQVWYFRGYKYAGVAEDGSALYYNKNGETTSAPTDEDKQDLGSGIPKFTYGITLNAEYKGFDLTVFGTGSAGNKIYNLMVSADRPLINGIDTYWKDSWRADRTNAKYPDMKKVATDWKFFSSDAAVFSGSYFKIKQIQLGYTLPKAISSVAGISNLRVYCSLDDFFTITKYPGADPETASMNSGASRGFDNGTYPTSKKVVFGINVTF, encoded by the coding sequence CATAGTGAAAGGTATAGTGACTGATCCAAGTGGAGAACCTGTCATTGGTGCTACTGTTAAAGTAGATGGTAGCAAGCTGGGTGTTGTTACCGACTTGGATGGTAAGTTTAGCGTTGATGCTGCTCCTGATGCAACATTGACTATTACCTATGTGGGTATGGAACCTAAGACCGTGAAAGCTCAGGCTGGTAAAACACTTTCCATTACCTTGAAGGATGATTCTAAAGTTCTTAATGATGTCGTTGTCATCGGTTATGGCGTTCAGAAGAAGAGCGACCTGACTGGTGCCGTTGCATCTATCAAGAGCGATGACATCAAGGGTTTGTCAGCTACCGATGCCGGTGCTGCCCTCCAGGGTAAGGCTGCCGGTGTGCAGATTATCAACTCGGGTGGTCCGGGTGAGGCTGCCGATATCCGTATCCGTGGTTATTCTTCCAATAGTGGTAATATCGGTCCGTTGCTCATCGTCGATGGTCTGAAGGTGGATAACATCCAGTACCTGGATCCATCTATGATCGAGAGCATGGAGGTATTGAAGGATGCCGCTTCTGCTGCCATCTATGGTGCGCAGGCGGGTAATGGTGTCGTTATCATTACTACCAAGACGGGTGCTGCCAATGGCGGTAAGGCTCAGATTTCTTACAGCAGCAAGTTCACCATCCAGTCGTTGGGAAAGAGGGCTGAAATCTTTGATGCTCCTGAGTATATTGAGTATCATAAGTATTTGGGCGACTTGAACGATGATCTTCTGAAGAAGAACAATTATAATGGTCAGAACACCAACTGGTATGACGAGGTGTTTGAGAATTCCTTGGCTCACCAGCATAGTCTCACCTTGCAGGCAAGTAACGGTAAGGGCCGTTTCCTCGCCAGCCTGAATATCCTGAACAATGATGGTATCGTTAAGGGTAGCAAGGATACTTATAAGCGTTTCACGGGTCAGATTAATGCAGACTATGATATCTATAAGTGGTTGAACGTGACTACTAATACATCTTTTGAAAAGTGGAAGACCAAAGGTGTGACTAAGGGTTATGGTTCATTGCTGAACTCTGTGGTTTCTATCGATCCTTTGACTCCAGCTTATATCAGTAATGTGGAGGATTTGGCTCCTGGCATGAAGGCAAAGGTAGAAGCCGGTGGCCCAGTTCCAAGAGATCCAAGCCATAACAATGACTACTATGGTACTTCTAAATATGTAGAAGATGCTACTGGTAACCCTCTCTATCAGCGCGACCGCCATGATACATGGAATTCTGGTATCAATGTACGTGGTACCGTTGCTGCCAATATCAAGCCATTCAAGGGCTTTACATTTACTTCTCGCTTAGGTTATCGTATCACTCAGAGTAACTATCATAACTACGAGACTCCATATTGGTTAACATCTATGGCACATAGTGAAAACTATACCATTGAAGCGAATACCAATAATGGTTTGTACTATCAGTGGGAGAACTTTGCCAACTATTTGACAACAATCGGCAAGCACACTATTGGTGCCATGGCAGGTATGTCGTTTACCAAGAATCATTGGGATAACAGTTCCATCAGTTCTACAGGAGGTAACATACTCACATCTTATGAGCCAAACTTCCATTACATCAACTACTTGTTGGCTGATGCAACCAAGAATGTAGGTAACGCTCCTTCAGATGCCACAGAGTTATCTTACTTTGGCCGTGTATCTTACAGCTATGACAACCGTTACTTCATGCAGGTTAACTTCCGTCGTGATGCTTTCGATACATCAAAACTTTCAAAGAAGGCACGTTGGGGTAATTTCCCATCAGTTTCAGCAGGATGGGCTATCAGCAATGAGAAGTTCTTCAAGGACAATATAAGCCGTGATGCCATTTCTTTCTTGAAACTTCGTGGTTCTTGGGGTCAGAATGGTAACGTCAATATCTTGAGCGATTATCGTTATGCTTCTACCATAGCTCTTAATCAGAGTTTCTATCAGTATAATCCTTCTATCGGTGATGGTAAGCTGACTTTAGGTTCTAAGCCTTCTGGACTTGCTAACCCAGACTTGAAGTGGGAAACTTCAGAGCAGGTTGACCTTGGCCTTGATGCGCGATTCCTTAACGACCGTTTGACTTTGGGCTTAGACTGGTATCGTAAGACAACCAAGGACCTCTTGATTGAAATCACTCCTATTCCAGAGATTGGTGTAAACACGAGAGTTGTTAATACAGGTAAGGTACTTAACTCTGGTCTTGATTTCGAGTTGGGTTGGAGAGATCACATCAAGGACTTTAAGTATAGTGTGACCGTAAATGGTTCAACTCTGAAGAATGAGGTGAAGGAGGTTTCTAACCTTGTAAGCCGTTTGACCGAAGTAGGTATCGATGGATTCAATAACCAGCTTAAGCCTACATTCGAGGCTGGCCATCAGGTATGGTATTTCCGTGGTTACAAGTATGCAGGTGTAGCCGAAGATGGTAGCGCTCTCTATTATAATAAGAATGGCGAAACAACTTCAGCTCCAACCGATGAAGATAAGCAGGATTTGGGCTCAGGTATTCCTAAGTTTACTTATGGTATTACTCTTAATGCAGAATATAAGGGCTTTGACCTCACCGTATTTGGAACAGGCTCTGCTGGCAACAAGATTTACAACTTGATGGTTTCTGCAGACCGTCCGTTGATCAATGGAATTGATACCTACTGGAAGGATTCTTGGAGAGCAGACCGCACCAATGCTAAATATCCTGATATGAAAAAGGTTGCTACAGACTGGAAGTTCTTCAGTTCTGATGCAGCTGTGTTCAGTGGCTCGTATTTCAAGATCAAGCAGATTCAGTTGGGCTATACATTGCCAAAGGCTATCTCTAGCGTGGCAGGTATCAGCAATCTTCGTGTATATTGCTCACTGGATGATTTCTTCACCATCACCAAGTATCCTGGTGCTGATCCGGAGACCGCTTCTATGAATAGTGGCGCATCTCGTGGTTTTGATAATGGTACTTATCCAACTTCCAAGAAGGTGGTATTTGGTATCAATGTAACATTCTAA